In the Streptomyces coeruleoprunus genome, GTGAGCGCGACCCAGCCGGTGCCGGCGATCTGCACGTTCCACAGGCCCTGTCCGGCGAACTTGGCCATTCCCTTGACCCGTTCGACGCCCCACTGGAGGTGGGCGTCGAAGGCGAGCACGTTGGTGCCGTTGACGGACAGGGCGTCGTTGTCGAGGTTCACGACGACGACGTCCGCGCCGTAGTCGGCGAGGTACAGCAGTCCGTCGCCGGTGCACTTCATGAGGGGCGCGCCCTCACCGGTCACCCACTGGGCGGCGACCTGCCGCAGGGCGGGCGGGTTCGGCTCGTACTGGATGAAGCCCTCGTACGCGACGACGGAGCCGGTCCTGGCGAACAGGTCCTGGCCGGTGGCCATGGCGACCTTGAGCATGGCGTTGCCGTGGTTCTCCATACGGGCCACGGTGGGGGTCGGGGCGTAGCCCGCGAGTTGCTGGTTCATGGTTCGGGCTCCCTCAGACCTCGTACGGCTGGACGACGATGAAGTTGCCGGGGGCGCCCCGGAACTGCAGGTTGACCGTCTCGCCGCTGTGCCCCGGGTAGGCGTTGCGGCGCAGCCGGACCTGGCTGGACAGGACCACCTGGAGGCCGCGGACCAGGCCACGACGGCGTTGCAGTCGGCGAACGTCGTGGGCGTGACGGGCAGGACGACGGGCACGCCGTGGGTCTTCACGACGACCGTGCCGGTGCCGTGGAAGAGCATGGTGAACAGCGCGCCGCCGGGGATG is a window encoding:
- a CDS encoding AIM24 family protein, producing the protein MNQQLAGYAPTPTVARMENHGNAMLKVAMATGQDLFARTGSVVAYEGFIQYEPNPPALRQVAAQWVTGEGAPLMKCTGDGLLYLADYGADVVVVNLDNDALSVNGTNVLAFDAHLQWGVERVKGMAKFAGQGLWNVQIAGTGWVALTSRGTPIVVDCGRGDDETYVDPDALVAWSPSLKVKGKRSFKASSLIGRGSGEAYQMAFSGQGIVVVQPSEDSTDRLRVRN